A window of the Amycolatopsis solani genome harbors these coding sequences:
- a CDS encoding chitosanase produces MSKKLRPVLVGALGAASVAALVITTPAIAANEAPNTTSASVRAAGDLSVAAKKEIAMKLVSSAENSSLDWKAQYKYIEDIGDGRGYTAGIIGFCSGTGDMLELVEAYTNSVPDNPLAKFLPALRKVNGTDSHSGLGSAFESAWKQAAATSAFQTAQNNERDRVYFNPAVSQGKSDGLSNLGQFAYYDAIVMHGPGDSSDSFGGIRKAAMKKAKTPAQGGSETTYLKAFFDARKVIMKQEEAHADTSRVDTEQLVFLNAGNFDLHTPLKWKVYGDSYTIN; encoded by the coding sequence ATGAGCAAGAAGTTGCGGCCGGTCCTCGTCGGCGCGCTCGGCGCGGCCTCCGTGGCCGCCCTCGTGATCACCACTCCCGCGATCGCCGCGAACGAAGCACCGAACACCACCAGCGCGAGCGTCCGAGCCGCCGGTGATCTTTCGGTGGCGGCGAAGAAGGAAATCGCGATGAAGCTGGTCTCCAGCGCGGAAAACTCCTCCCTGGACTGGAAAGCGCAGTACAAGTACATCGAGGACATCGGTGACGGCCGCGGGTACACCGCCGGCATCATCGGGTTCTGTTCCGGCACCGGCGACATGCTCGAACTCGTCGAGGCGTACACGAATTCCGTGCCGGACAACCCGCTCGCGAAGTTCCTTCCCGCGCTGCGCAAGGTGAACGGCACCGACTCGCACAGCGGGCTCGGCTCGGCCTTCGAGAGCGCGTGGAAGCAGGCCGCTGCAACCAGCGCGTTCCAGACCGCGCAGAACAACGAACGCGACCGCGTCTACTTCAACCCCGCGGTCAGCCAGGGGAAGTCGGACGGCCTGAGCAACCTCGGCCAGTTCGCCTACTACGACGCGATCGTCATGCACGGCCCCGGTGACAGCTCCGACAGCTTCGGCGGGATCCGCAAGGCCGCGATGAAGAAGGCGAAGACGCCGGCGCAGGGCGGCAGCGAAACGACCTACCTCAAGGCGTTCTTCGACGCGCGCAAGGTCATCATGAAGCAGGAAGAGGCGCACGCCGACACCTCCCGCGTCGACACCGAGCAGCTGGTGTTCCTCAACGCGGGCAACTTCGACCTGCACACGCCGCTGAAGTGGAAGGTCTACGGCGACTCCTACACCATCAACTGA
- a CDS encoding SDR family oxidoreductase produces MRFGNGYPAIDPRGAVVAITGGARGIGRATAAEFTARGATVCVGDLDSDGFPLDVTVRESFDAFTAEVTSRFGRIDVLVNNAGVMPLGDFLEEPDAVGRTTLDVNVQGLVHGLRSVLPGMIARGRGHVVNVASMAGKIPLPGMAVYNASKFAALGLTAAVRREYAATGVSVSAVLPSAVRTELSSGVRLGGALPTVDPEDVAKAIADTLRTRRAETTVPRWLAGWDLLAAVTPEPLMTWARGLIGDDRALTELDPAGRAAYVGRVSAQVRSRAGSS; encoded by the coding sequence ATGCGGTTCGGTAACGGCTACCCGGCGATCGACCCGCGCGGTGCGGTCGTCGCGATCACCGGCGGGGCCAGGGGGATCGGCCGCGCCACGGCGGCGGAGTTCACCGCGCGCGGGGCCACGGTGTGCGTCGGCGACCTGGACTCGGACGGCTTCCCGCTGGACGTGACCGTGCGGGAGTCCTTCGACGCGTTCACCGCCGAGGTGACTTCGCGGTTCGGGCGGATCGACGTGCTGGTCAACAACGCCGGCGTGATGCCGCTCGGGGACTTCCTCGAGGAACCGGACGCCGTCGGCCGGACCACTTTGGACGTCAACGTGCAGGGGCTGGTCCACGGTCTGCGCTCGGTGCTGCCGGGGATGATCGCGCGCGGGCGGGGGCACGTGGTGAACGTGGCGTCGATGGCGGGGAAGATCCCGCTGCCGGGCATGGCGGTGTACAACGCGAGCAAGTTCGCGGCGCTCGGCCTGACGGCGGCGGTCCGCCGCGAGTACGCGGCGACCGGGGTGAGCGTCAGCGCGGTGCTGCCCAGCGCGGTCCGGACCGAGCTGTCCTCGGGCGTGCGGCTCGGCGGCGCACTGCCCACAGTGGACCCGGAAGACGTGGCGAAGGCGATCGCGGACACGCTGCGCACCCGGCGCGCCGAGACCACGGTCCCGAGGTGGCTGGCGGGCTGGGACCTGCTGGCGGCGGTCACCCCGGAACCGCTGATGACGTGGGCCCGGGGCCTGATCGGCGACGACCGCGCGCTGACCGAACTGGACCCCGCGGGCCGGGCGGCCTACGTGGGCCGGGTCTCGGCGCAGGTGCGGTCGCGCGCGGGGTCGTCGTGA
- a CDS encoding GntR family transcriptional regulator: MTGTFSLPASRTEVVLEEIRRGILTRELVPGQPLVEAELAARLGVSKTPVREALKVLSNSGLVTFSPYKGASVVTVDAELAKSVYDVRTVLEPEAVRRTVEQRDPALLEDAAEALKEASAAIADKDQAALSLLNRRFHRALYRGCGNPLMVSILDDLKDRAALISVVGWEANPSWKKEWNEHKAVLAAAKKGDAEGAAALLRDHIGGFLERVLKAIG, encoded by the coding sequence ATGACCGGGACGTTCAGCTTGCCGGCCTCCCGGACCGAAGTGGTCCTGGAGGAGATCCGCCGCGGCATCCTCACCCGGGAGCTGGTGCCCGGCCAGCCGCTGGTCGAAGCGGAGCTGGCCGCGCGCCTCGGCGTGTCCAAGACGCCGGTGCGCGAGGCCCTCAAGGTGCTTTCCAACTCCGGGCTGGTGACGTTCAGCCCGTACAAGGGCGCTTCCGTGGTCACGGTCGACGCCGAGCTGGCGAAGTCCGTCTACGACGTCCGGACGGTGCTCGAACCGGAAGCCGTCCGGCGGACCGTCGAGCAGCGCGACCCCGCCCTGCTCGAAGACGCGGCGGAGGCGCTGAAAGAGGCGTCGGCGGCGATCGCGGACAAGGACCAGGCCGCGCTCAGCCTGCTGAACCGCCGGTTCCACCGCGCGCTCTACCGCGGCTGCGGCAACCCGCTCATGGTCAGCATCCTCGACGACCTCAAGGACCGCGCGGCGCTGATCAGCGTCGTCGGCTGGGAAGCCAACCCCAGCTGGAAGAAGGAGTGGAACGAGCACAAGGCGGTGCTCGCGGCGGCCAAGAAGGGCGACGCCGAGGGCGCCGCGGCGCTGCTGCGCGACCACATCGGCGGGTTCCTGGAGCGGGTGCTCAAGGCCATCGGATGA
- the araD gene encoding L-arabinonate dehydratase has translation MKTPEELRSHRWFGGGELRDFSHRARSRQLGYNPEEHLGKPVIGILNTWSDINPCHMHLRERAEQVKRGVWQAGGFPLEFPVATLSETYQKPTPMLYRNLLAMETEEILRSYPIDGAVLMGGCDKTTPALLMGAASAGLPAIFVPAGPMLRGHWRNEVLGSGTDMWKYWDDKRAGLIGDAEMSELERGLARSPGHCMTMGTASTMTSAAEVLGVTLPGAASIPAVDSAHHRMAAASGARIVGMVWEDLTITQVLDKRAYADAITTVLALGGSTNAVIHLIAMAGRSGIPVSLADFDALARRVPVLANIRPGGDWLMEDFYYAGGLPGLLSRLTDLLHPDRLTVTGRTLGENLTDARVHNDDVIRPRDNPVAAEGGVAVLHGNLAPSGAVIKHIAAEPHLLTHTGPAVVFEDYADLKKRIEDPSITADSVLVLRGSGPLGGPGMPEYGMLPIPKHLLAAGVRDMVRISDARMSGTSYGACVLHVAPESHVGGPLALVRDGDPITLDVPARVLRLEVSDEELDRRRAEWTPPAPRFERGYGALYSEHITQADEGCDFDFLARAGHNPEPDAR, from the coding sequence ATGAAGACGCCCGAGGAACTCCGCAGCCACCGCTGGTTCGGCGGCGGCGAACTGCGCGATTTCAGCCATCGCGCCCGCAGCCGCCAGCTCGGCTACAACCCGGAAGAGCACCTCGGCAAGCCGGTCATCGGCATCCTCAACACGTGGTCCGACATCAACCCGTGCCACATGCACCTGCGCGAACGCGCCGAGCAGGTCAAGCGCGGTGTCTGGCAGGCCGGCGGTTTCCCGCTCGAGTTCCCGGTCGCGACGCTGTCCGAGACGTACCAGAAGCCGACGCCGATGCTCTACCGCAACCTCCTCGCCATGGAGACCGAGGAAATCCTGCGGTCCTACCCGATCGACGGCGCCGTGCTGATGGGCGGCTGCGACAAGACGACGCCGGCGCTGCTGATGGGCGCGGCGAGCGCCGGACTGCCCGCGATCTTCGTACCCGCCGGGCCGATGCTGCGCGGGCACTGGCGCAATGAGGTCCTCGGCAGCGGCACGGACATGTGGAAGTACTGGGACGACAAGCGCGCCGGCCTGATCGGCGACGCCGAAATGTCCGAGTTGGAGCGTGGTCTGGCCCGCTCGCCGGGGCACTGCATGACGATGGGGACGGCGTCGACCATGACGTCGGCCGCCGAGGTGCTCGGCGTGACGCTGCCGGGTGCCGCGTCGATCCCCGCCGTCGACTCGGCGCACCACCGGATGGCCGCGGCCAGCGGGGCGCGGATCGTCGGCATGGTCTGGGAGGACCTGACCATCACGCAGGTGCTGGACAAGCGCGCGTACGCCGACGCGATCACGACCGTGCTGGCGCTGGGCGGCTCGACCAACGCCGTGATCCACCTGATCGCGATGGCCGGGCGCAGCGGGATCCCGGTCTCGCTGGCCGACTTCGACGCCCTCGCGCGGCGCGTGCCGGTGCTGGCGAACATCCGGCCCGGCGGCGACTGGCTGATGGAAGACTTCTACTACGCGGGCGGCCTGCCCGGGCTGCTGTCGCGGCTGACCGACCTGCTGCACCCCGACCGGCTCACCGTCACCGGCCGCACCCTCGGCGAGAACCTCACCGACGCGCGCGTGCACAACGACGACGTGATCCGGCCGCGGGACAACCCGGTGGCGGCCGAGGGCGGGGTCGCCGTCCTGCACGGCAACCTGGCGCCGTCGGGGGCGGTGATCAAGCACATCGCCGCCGAGCCGCACCTGCTCACGCACACCGGCCCGGCCGTCGTTTTCGAGGACTACGCGGACCTGAAGAAGCGGATCGAAGACCCGTCGATCACCGCGGACTCCGTGCTGGTCCTGCGCGGCTCCGGCCCGCTCGGCGGCCCCGGCATGCCCGAGTACGGGATGCTGCCGATCCCGAAGCACCTGCTCGCGGCCGGGGTGCGGGACATGGTCCGGATTTCGGACGCGCGGATGAGCGGCACGAGCTACGGCGCCTGCGTGCTGCACGTGGCCCCGGAGTCGCACGTCGGCGGCCCGCTCGCGCTGGTCCGCGACGGCGACCCGATCACCTTGGACGTTCCCGCGCGCGTGCTGCGGCTCGAGGTGTCCGATGAGGAGCTGGACCGGCGCCGTGCGGAGTGGACACCGCCGGCGCCGCGGTTCGAGCGTGGTTACGGCGCGCTCTACAGCGAACACATCACTCAGGCGGACGAGGGCTGCGATTTCGACTTCCTGGCGCGAGCGGGGCACAATCCGGAACCCGACGCGCGTTGA
- a CDS encoding metallophosphoesterase family protein, whose amino-acid sequence MRLLLISDTHLPARARELPSQVWDEVAAADVVVHAGDWVEIGLLDELEARSKRLIGVYGNNDGADLRARLPEIARAELDGVRLAVIHETGAKQGREQRCDAKFPDTDVLVFGHSHIPWDTVAPSGLRLLNPGSPTDRRRQPHCTYQTARVENGVLVDVELHRLPPRG is encoded by the coding sequence ATGAGGCTCCTGCTGATCTCGGACACCCACCTGCCGGCCCGCGCCCGCGAGCTGCCTTCGCAGGTGTGGGACGAGGTCGCGGCCGCGGACGTGGTCGTGCACGCGGGCGACTGGGTCGAGATCGGCCTGCTCGACGAGCTGGAAGCCCGCAGCAAGCGGCTGATCGGCGTCTACGGCAACAACGACGGCGCCGACCTGCGAGCCCGGCTCCCGGAGATCGCGCGGGCGGAGCTCGACGGCGTGCGGCTCGCCGTGATCCACGAAACCGGCGCGAAGCAGGGCCGTGAGCAGCGCTGCGATGCCAAGTTCCCCGACACCGACGTGCTCGTCTTCGGGCACAGCCACATCCCGTGGGACACCGTGGCGCCGTCCGGGCTGCGGCTGCTCAACCCCGGTTCGCCGACCGATCGCCGCCGCCAGCCGCACTGCACGTACCAGACCGCGCGCGTCGAAAACGGCGTGCTGGTGGACGTCGAGCTGCACCGACTGCCCCCGAGGGGGTAG
- a CDS encoding flavin-containing monooxygenase: MDQRHFEVLVVGAGASGLGAAIRLGQAGVTDLAVLEKADALGGTWRDNTYPGCACDVPSALYSYSFAPNPGWTRAFAGQPEIRAYLRETAERFGVTEKIRYGVEVTRSQWNPRESLWELETTAGPYTARVLVAGTGPWHEPKIPDLPGLADFPGEVFHSARWNHDYDLAGKRVAVIGTGASAVQFVPEIVPRVAELHLFQRTAQWVLPKPDHHVPGVERFLLRRFPALQRALRGAEYGAMETLGFGFRHPWLLRQVQKIGLAHLRLTVRDPLLRRALTPDYTLGCKRLLMSNTYYRSLTASHVDVHATGVSAVRDGRVLGADGSSAEVDAIIFGTGFHILDMPVSARVFDGDGRSLDDHWKGSPRAYLGTTVAGFPNLYLLLGPSLGTGHSSAFMIMEAQLRHTVAVVTRTLRSGWASVSVRADVQEAFNADVQAALPGTVYQSGGCSSYYTDVNGRNSFSWPFSTGRLRSQVGSFDEADYEIRRIHAVR; the protein is encoded by the coding sequence ATGGACCAACGCCACTTCGAAGTCCTCGTCGTCGGAGCCGGGGCGTCGGGGCTGGGTGCCGCCATCCGGCTCGGCCAGGCCGGCGTCACCGACCTCGCCGTGCTGGAGAAGGCGGATGCGCTCGGCGGCACCTGGCGCGACAACACCTACCCCGGCTGCGCCTGCGACGTCCCGTCCGCGCTGTACTCGTACTCCTTCGCCCCCAATCCCGGGTGGACCCGCGCGTTCGCCGGGCAGCCGGAGATCCGGGCGTACCTGCGCGAGACGGCCGAGCGGTTCGGCGTCACGGAGAAGATCCGGTACGGCGTCGAGGTCACGCGCTCGCAGTGGAACCCGCGGGAATCGTTGTGGGAACTCGAGACCACGGCCGGGCCGTACACCGCGCGGGTCTTGGTCGCCGGCACCGGGCCGTGGCACGAGCCGAAGATCCCGGATCTGCCCGGCCTCGCCGATTTCCCCGGCGAGGTCTTCCACTCCGCGCGCTGGAACCACGACTACGACCTGGCGGGCAAGCGGGTCGCGGTGATCGGCACCGGCGCGTCCGCGGTGCAGTTCGTTCCCGAGATCGTGCCCCGGGTCGCGGAGCTGCACCTGTTCCAGCGGACCGCGCAGTGGGTGCTGCCGAAGCCGGACCACCACGTCCCCGGCGTCGAACGGTTCCTGCTGCGGCGCTTCCCGGCGTTGCAGCGGGCGTTGCGCGGGGCCGAATACGGCGCGATGGAGACGCTCGGGTTCGGCTTCCGGCACCCGTGGCTGCTGCGGCAGGTGCAGAAGATCGGGCTCGCGCACCTGCGGCTGACCGTGCGGGATCCCCTGCTGCGCAGAGCTTTGACGCCGGACTACACGCTGGGGTGCAAACGGCTCCTGATGTCCAACACGTACTACCGGTCGCTCACCGCGTCCCATGTGGACGTCCACGCGACCGGGGTTTCGGCGGTGCGGGACGGTCGTGTGCTCGGCGCGGACGGCTCGTCGGCGGAGGTCGACGCGATCATTTTCGGCACCGGTTTCCACATCCTCGACATGCCGGTGTCCGCGCGCGTGTTCGACGGCGACGGCCGCAGCCTCGACGACCACTGGAAAGGCAGCCCGCGGGCGTACCTCGGGACGACGGTCGCCGGCTTCCCCAACCTCTACCTGCTGCTCGGCCCGAGCCTCGGCACCGGGCACTCGTCGGCGTTCATGATCATGGAGGCCCAGCTGCGCCACACGGTGGCGGTGGTGACCCGGACGTTGCGCTCGGGATGGGCTTCGGTGTCGGTGCGGGCGGACGTCCAGGAGGCGTTCAACGCCGACGTCCAAGCGGCGCTGCCGGGCACGGTCTACCAGTCCGGCGGGTGTTCGAGCTACTACACGGACGTCAACGGACGCAACAGTTTCAGCTGGCCGTTCTCGACCGGGCGGCTGCGGTCGCAGGTGGGTTCGTTCGACGAGGCGGACTACGAAATCAGGAGGATCCATGCGGTTCGGTAA
- a CDS encoding PHP domain-containing protein: MDPAWALREIAFQLERAGEPTYRVRAFRNAAATVDKTPAEQLASMAENGTLTSLPGIGKATASVIEDALAGRDPAYRDKLVEKKLPDGEPLRSALRGDCHTHSDWSDGGSSIGEMAVAGRDLGHEWMVLTDHSPRLTVANGLSPDRLRTQMQIVAKANELMAPFRLLHGIEVDILDDGSLDQEDDLLGQLDFVVASVHSKLKMPARDMTRRMVAAVRNPRTRVLGHCTGRLVVGRGRPESEFDAEAVFTACRENGVAVEINSRPERLDPPMRLLRLAAEIGCDFTIDSDAHAPGQLDWLGYGCERAIKAGIGPERILNTRTANELVSR, encoded by the coding sequence ATGGATCCGGCATGGGCCTTGCGGGAGATCGCGTTCCAGCTCGAACGCGCGGGGGAACCGACCTACCGCGTCCGGGCGTTCCGGAACGCGGCCGCGACCGTCGACAAGACCCCCGCCGAGCAGCTGGCCTCGATGGCGGAGAACGGCACACTCACCTCGTTGCCCGGGATCGGCAAGGCGACCGCCAGCGTCATCGAGGACGCGCTGGCCGGGCGCGATCCGGCGTACCGGGACAAGCTCGTCGAAAAGAAGCTGCCGGACGGCGAGCCGCTGCGCTCGGCCCTGCGCGGGGACTGCCACACGCATTCGGACTGGTCGGACGGCGGCAGCTCGATCGGCGAGATGGCCGTCGCGGGGCGGGACCTGGGGCACGAGTGGATGGTGCTGACCGACCACTCGCCGCGGCTGACCGTCGCGAACGGGCTCTCGCCGGACCGGCTGCGGACGCAGATGCAGATCGTCGCGAAGGCCAACGAGCTGATGGCGCCGTTCCGGCTGCTGCACGGGATCGAGGTCGACATCCTCGACGACGGTTCCCTCGACCAGGAGGACGACCTGCTGGGGCAGCTGGACTTCGTCGTCGCGAGCGTGCACTCGAAGCTGAAGATGCCGGCCAGGGACATGACCCGGCGGATGGTGGCGGCGGTCCGGAACCCGCGCACGAGGGTGCTCGGGCACTGCACCGGACGGCTGGTCGTCGGCCGCGGCCGTCCCGAGTCGGAGTTCGACGCCGAAGCCGTGTTCACCGCGTGCCGCGAGAACGGCGTCGCGGTCGAGATCAACTCCCGCCCGGAGCGGCTCGACCCGCCGATGCGCCTGCTGCGGCTGGCGGCGGAGATCGGCTGCGACTTCACCATCGACAGCGACGCGCACGCGCCGGGCCAGCTCGACTGGCTGGGCTACGGCTGCGAACGCGCGATCAAGGCGGGGATCGGCCCGGAGCGGATCCTCAACACCCGCACGGCCAACGAGCTGGTCAGCCGCTGA
- a CDS encoding L,D-transpeptidase family protein, translating to MRRRSLGATLAAAALLTSGAASPEPGRPEPEQRITVRADSAGATTATLTAWQRTGSEWTKAYGPVSAHVGQNGVGQASESTSRTPAGVWPLTEAFGIEPAETRLPYRKVTTSDWWVSDVASPHYNTHFACAPGTCPFDEAAGENLGKAGPVYANAVVIDYNRSPVVPGAGSAFFLHVTNGKPTAGCVAIPGADLTALLRWLDPARHPVIEISG from the coding sequence ATGCGCAGGAGATCCCTCGGTGCCACGCTGGCCGCGGCCGCACTGCTGACCAGCGGCGCCGCCTCGCCGGAGCCGGGACGGCCGGAGCCGGAACAGCGCATCACCGTCCGCGCCGACTCCGCGGGCGCGACCACCGCGACCCTCACGGCGTGGCAGCGCACCGGGAGCGAGTGGACGAAGGCCTACGGCCCGGTTTCCGCGCACGTCGGCCAGAACGGCGTCGGGCAGGCGAGCGAGTCGACCTCCCGCACGCCGGCCGGTGTTTGGCCGCTGACCGAAGCCTTCGGCATCGAGCCCGCCGAAACCCGGCTGCCCTACCGGAAAGTCACCACCTCGGACTGGTGGGTGTCCGATGTCGCTTCCCCGCACTACAACACGCACTTCGCGTGCGCGCCCGGCACGTGCCCGTTCGACGAGGCGGCCGGTGAGAACCTCGGCAAAGCGGGTCCGGTCTACGCCAACGCGGTCGTCATCGACTACAACCGCTCCCCCGTCGTGCCGGGTGCCGGCTCGGCGTTCTTCCTGCACGTCACCAACGGCAAGCCGACCGCGGGCTGCGTCGCGATTCCCGGCGCGGACCTGACGGCGCTGCTGCGCTGGCTCGACCCGGCGCGCCACCCGGTGATCGAGATCAGCGGCTGA
- a CDS encoding TetR/AcrR family transcriptional regulator, whose product MARLTRAESQARTRQQLIDTAKQLFLRDGYSVTSLEKVADEAGYSKGAVYSNFRSKDELCLAVLDRIHDDQVALIAEALSGADGMEGLLTAFQAWAERSIGDEAWTALEVEFATNARRDPHVRAELAARDKAIRATIADLLTGYAERFAITLPMSADDAATALLSLGIGLGVQRAIDPTIPVNVLPDVIRLFAGVR is encoded by the coding sequence ATGGCCCGACTCACCCGCGCGGAAAGCCAGGCGCGCACCCGGCAGCAGCTGATCGACACCGCCAAACAGCTCTTCCTGCGCGACGGCTACTCGGTGACGTCGCTGGAGAAGGTCGCGGACGAGGCCGGGTATTCGAAGGGCGCGGTGTACTCGAACTTCCGCAGCAAGGACGAACTCTGCCTCGCGGTGCTCGACCGGATCCACGACGACCAGGTCGCCCTGATCGCCGAAGCCCTTTCCGGCGCGGACGGGATGGAAGGCCTGCTCACGGCGTTCCAGGCGTGGGCCGAGCGCAGCATCGGCGACGAGGCCTGGACCGCGCTGGAGGTCGAGTTCGCCACGAACGCCCGCCGCGACCCGCACGTGCGCGCCGAACTGGCCGCGCGGGACAAGGCCATCCGCGCCACCATCGCCGACCTGCTCACGGGGTACGCCGAGCGCTTCGCGATCACGCTCCCGATGTCGGCCGACGACGCCGCGACGGCGTTGCTCAGCCTCGGCATCGGCCTGGGCGTGCAGCGGGCGATCGACCCGACGATCCCGGTGAACGTGCTGCCGGACGTCATCCGCCTCTTCGCCGGGGTCCGCTGA